A region of the Paenibacillus sp. J23TS9 genome:
CCCGTTAGCGTAGCCCTTCATTCATTTGTTTAAGGTGATGGATATCGTGATCAATGAATATCTTTAAGTATTTATCAACTGTAAATTGACGTTTACCGGAACCAATTGTGAACTTAGCATTACTGTCGATATCAGATATCGCCCCAATTAATAGTCTTCTATTCAGGACAAACTCATCTATTAAAGAACCTGTTGTTGTAAAAACACTTATGTATTCGATGGCTTCTCTGTTATGTAAGTCATGATTAGGGAAAGCGTTCAAGTTTGTACCCTCATTCATATACGGGACGTGATTCCCTAAAATGAACTTATCCCAATAATATAGATGTCCTATGATTTCCTTGACTGACCACTTCCCTTCACGTATTGGCTCACGTAGGCGTTGTTCATCGAGTTCTTTATACTTCAGTATTTCTTCTGCTGTCTGACCATAACTCAAAGCTGCCTTATTACTCATTTATTAACCTCCATTTCTAATATAGTCGCCGAACAAAATCGCTTGTTGGTATTCCTGTTTCATAAAATTGGATCGTATGGATCGTTAATCCCATCTTGTCCGCCAGTTCCTGAATTTTCATGATTATTTTTCCTTCAGACCGCTTGCCTTAGAGTTAACTTTATAGTTTATGCTTAACATGATCAAGCAGTCAACACTTGAAGGAGGATATCATTATGCATGTTTTTGTTACAGGAGCAACTGGGTATGTCGGTTCCGCGGTCGTCCGGGAACTAATCGTCGCGGGACATACCGTGTCGGGTCTTTGCCGTTCTGAAGAGAAAGCCGCGGGATTAAAGGCGGCGGGCGCCGAAGTGGTGTATGGCACGCTGGACGATCTCGATACTCTGGGCAGTGCCGCCGCGGCTGCTGACGGCGTGATTCATTTGGCGTTTACCAACGATTTTTCGACTTTGAAGGTGCATTAGCTCTGGATTTGAGGGCCGCCCAAGCCATGGGAGCGGCGCTCGAAGGCTCCGGCAAGCCGTTCATTACCACGGCTCACGCAAATGGACATACCGTGGATCAAGCAGTGCTCGCAATGGCAGAGCGGGGTACTCGGACATCGATCGTCTCACTTGCACCGTCCGTGCACGGCGAAGGCGATAAAGGCTTTGTGCCATTAATGATCAACATCGCCCGGGCGAAGGGCTACGCTGCCTACATCGGCGACGGAACGAACCGCTGGCCGGCGGTTCATCGCCTGGATGCGGCGGTTCTGTACCGTTTGGCGCTGGAATCCGCCCCGGCTGGCTCACGGCTGCTTGGCACTGGCGATGAAGGCATCCCGCTTTGCGAGATCGCTGCTGTTATCGGGCAGCAATTGAAGATGCCGACAGTCAGCATAACACCTGAGGAAGCAGCCTCTCATTTTGGATTTCTGGGCCCCATTGCGTCATTGGACATCACAAACTTGTACAACACTGCGCAAGCGAGTCTGGCAACACGGGAACTTCTGGGCTGGAAACCGGTACAGCCCGGATTGATCGCCGACCTCGAAAAAGGGCATTATTTTGCATAAAAAGGGAGCGAACCCAAAGCCTTAATTGGCTGCTTGGGACATTCCCTTATAATTACTTCGACTTTAGCTGATAGTATTGGTTGGACTACAGCAATGTTGATATCGTTTAATTTCGTAGGTCTGTCCCAATGCCTATTTGCATGGCTGAGAAAGCTCCGCCAAACAACAAATAAACTCAACCACATCTAGATTGGTGGTTGAGTTTATTTGTTTGATGACGCCCAAAGAGATAAGTTCGAGGGCAACTTCTCTCTCCATCAAAACACGTGTATGTTCTTGTCGTCTTACATTAACCGTACTCACTAAAGTGCAGAATTCCCCTCGCGCTATGGATCAAATCATTGTTTATTCTGCCAAGCTTCCTGATTTAATTCTCCGTTTATTGCTGCTGCAGCTAAGGCTCCTGATGCGGCTGCTGCAATAGATTGATGCATTAGTGACGACGCGTCGCCTGCTGCGTAAACGCCATGGACACTTGATTTTCCGAATTCGTTGACTGCAATCACCCCCGTATCCGATATGCTGCAGCCAAGAACCTGCGGCAAATCCGTTCCCGCAACCAGTTCCGGCTTGAAGAAGATTCCCGTGCACGGAATTTCTGTCCCATCCTCAAGCACAACATGGTTTACCATACCTTCGCTGGATAAAATGGCACGAATTGGTTGATTGAATAGCGGAATCTGATGATCCCGCAATTCATTGCGTTCAGACTCGCTCAATTCATCGGGGCCGTTCGTGCAAATGATAAACTGCTTCGTCCATCCCGACAACAATGGAGCGAAATGCATGAGCGCCGCTCCTCTGCTAATGACAACCAGCGGCTGATCCCTTAATTCCCAACCATCGCAATACGGACAAACAAACGCACTTTTTCCGTATACCTCATCCAATCCCGGAATCCCAAGCTTGCGATCCTTCATTCCTACGGCAAACAGCAGCTTTTTGCTGGCGATCTTCATCCCTGTAGCCGTCTCTAGCAAGAAGTTTCCGTCCTCACCCGAGATCGAGACAACTGTACCTTCGGCATGGGAAACCGACGGATAGCCGCGCAGCTGATCCTTCGCAATACTGCGGAATTCACTCGGGCTGATTCCGTCCCGCGTCAAAAACCCATGCGCCTCCCGTGTCACGGCATTGCGGGGACGTCCCTCATCAATGATGAT
Encoded here:
- a CDS encoding DinB family protein, whose product is MSNKAALSYGQTAEEILKYKELDEQRLREPIREGKWSVKEIIGHLYYWDKFILGNHVPYMNEGTNLNAFPNHDLHNREAIEYISVFTTTGSLIDEFVLNRRLLIGAISDIDSNAKFTIGSGKRQFTVDKYLKIFIDHDIHHLKQMNEGLR
- a CDS encoding MerR family transcriptional regulator, which produces MKIQELADKMGLTIHTIQFYETGIPTSDFVRRLY
- a CDS encoding NAD(P)/FAD-dependent oxidoreductase — translated: MNKVDVAIIGGGPAGLSAGLMLGRARKQTIIIDEGRPRNAVTREAHGFLTRDGISPSEFRSIAKDQLRGYPSVSHAEGTVVSISGEDGNFLLETATGMKIASKKLLFAVGMKDRKLGIPGLDEVYGKSAFVCPYCDGWELRDQPLVVISRGAALMHFAPLLSGWTKQFIICTNGPDELSESERNELRDHQIPLFNQPIRAILSSEGMVNHVVLEDGTEIPCTGIFFKPELVAGTDLPQVLGCSISDTGVIAVNEFGKSSVHGVYAAGDASSLMHQSIAAAASGALAAAAINGELNQEAWQNKQ